TGGCTGGAAAGCTGATTGAATTGGTGCTCAACGCTCGCCAAACTTGCGATCTCGCTAGCCCAATAGTGACAAAACGTTTCGCGGGTTTTGATTGGCCAGTGAAAGCACGTTGGTGCCTGATTGAACGAGTACCTGCGCGCGAGTCAGGTTGGCTGATTCTTGGGCGAAGTCGGCATCGCTGATGGATGACATCGCTTCTTGAAGGTTCGCTTTTGTTTCACTCAGCGAGACAAGGCTGCTTTGCAGGGTTGTGGTTTGGAACGATCCCAATCGCCCGCGCATGTTCGAGACTTTCTCCATGACCTCGTCGATGACCTTGGCCGCACCGTGAACATCGTTCGTCAGCGACATGGATTGTCCGCTGCCAAGCTCGTAAAGACGCCCCGCACTGCCGCCGAGTTTTCCTGTCGAGACACTTCCGATTCCAAGTGACGCTTGCTGCGTGCTGGTCGCACCCGGTCCAAGCTGGAACGTGGCTCCTCCGCCGGTGATGTTGAAGCTGAAATTGGTGCTGCTACCGTCTTCAACGGTGATGGACAGGTCCAACGTGGCGGTGTTGATCGCGAGTTTGTTTCCGCTTCCACCAGCCTTCACTCCGTTGACGGTTGCTTCGACGTCGCTTCCAAGGGCAAGCGTTTCACTCAGATTGCTTTCAAACGCGCCTCCGTCGCCTTCACCAATCACTTCGATTTCGACGGACTCCCCGCTGCCGTAGTCTTGGCTCGTGAAGTTGAGCCCATTCTCTGTGCTAGCAACCACCCCGATTGAATCGCTGACCAAGTTGACCGCGTCGGCAATTTGAAGAGCGGTCGCACCACCGGAGAACTGAAAGGTTTCGCTGCCCTTGCTTCCTTTCAGTTCGAAGATGAGATCTCCGTTTAGTTTGGGCTCGAAATTGGTGGTGTTAGGATTGAAATCATCCGCGGTCAGGTTCAGGCGTTGTGACGGTCCGGTGGTTTCTTCTCCATCGCTGTCGATCACCGTCGCGGTCAGTTCGGTGCCATCGGAAAGTGCCGGAATGTCGTTGACCAGCTGAGCAATGTCGACGAACCCTTTGGATGTCTCGTCGGTACCCAAAGCGATGTTAACGGTGTTGGTCTGTTCATCGTAGGACGCCGTGGTCGCGGATTGATCCGAGTCGGTATACGAGATCGCGATGTTGCCGCCGTCACTGCGCGCAACTTCGATCCCAGCGTGAACCGGCCGGACGACTCCTGTTTGCTGTGTATTCTCGAACGGCCCTCCCTCCCAATTGGCCTCGATGCCGGGCAGACTGTTGATCGCTGATGCACTGAAAGCGATGCTGTGCGGCTGATCATATGAGTCATAACGTAGCGTTAAAACGCCATCATTGATCGATGCTGCGGGAAGGCTGTTGAAGTTGCCGTCGTCGATGAATTGAACCGAGTCGAAATCGCCAGTGATACGGATACCACTGTCGTTCAGCACCGCATGATAGTACGTGTTGGTTTCGAGCTTGCTTGTCGCAACCGCATCACCATCCAGAGGCGGATCAAACGCGCCCGCATCGATGGCAATGTCTGCTTTCGTCGCAGCGGCCGCAACGTTGACTTCCACGTCCACGCTGCCCGCCGTGCCGAGATTCGCTTGGTCAATCGCGTAGTCAGCAACCCCAGGCGTGGTTGAGAGCGTGCTGACGTAGTCTTGCGAACCGTCGAGCAACTTTCGACCTTGAAAGGTGGTCGTTTGAGAGATCCGATTGATGGCCTCGAGCGACGAGTCGATCTGCAGTTGATTGGCAGCAATCTCAGCGTTTGAAAGCCCGCCGGTGTTGGCCGCTTCCACGACCAACCCGCGGATGTCATTGAGCAGGTTTCCGACTTGGCCGAGCGCTGCGTCGGCGGTACTGATGATCTGACTGGCACGTGTCGTGTTGCTAATCGCTTTGGTCAGTCCGGTGATCTCCGCCCGTAAAGCTCCGCTGGCCAAAACACCGGCTGGGTCTTCCGAACCTTTGTTGATTCGCAATCCCGTTGACAGACGCGTGAGCGACTGCTGCAAGTCGTTGTTGCTGGACGCCAAGCGATTTTGGGCGACCAACGACGAAACGTTGGTGTTGATACGGGTCATGGCAGCGT
This genomic window from Rhodopirellula bahusiensis contains:
- a CDS encoding flagellin, which gives rise to MTRINTNVSSLVAQNRLASSNNDLQQSLTRLSTGLRINKGSEDPAGVLASGALRAEITGLTKAISNTTRASQIISTADAALGQVGNLLNDIRGLVVEAANTGGLSNAEIAANQLQIDSSLEAINRISQTTTFQGRKLLDGSQDYVSTLSTTPGVADYAIDQANLGTAGSVDVEVNVAAAATKADIAIDAGAFDPPLDGDAVATSKLETNTYYHAVLNDSGIRITGDFDSVQFIDDGNFNSLPAASINDGVLTLRYDSYDQPHSIAFSASAINSLPGIEANWEGGPFENTQQTGVVRPVHAGIEVARSDGGNIAISYTDSDQSATTASYDEQTNTVNIALGTDETSKGFVDIAQLVNDIPALSDGTELTATVIDSDGEETTGPSQRLNLTADDFNPNTTNFEPKLNGDLIFELKGSKGSETFQFSGGATALQIADAVNLVSDSIGVVASTENGLNFTSQDYGSGESVEIEVIGEGDGGAFESNLSETLALGSDVEATVNGVKAGGSGNKLAINTATLDLSITVEDGSSTNFSFNITGGGATFQLGPGATSTQQASLGIGSVSTGKLGGSAGRLYELGSGQSMSLTNDVHGAAKVIDEVMEKVSNMRGRLGSFQTTTLQSSLVSLSETKANLQEAMSSISDADFAQESANLTRAQVLVQSGTNVLSLANQNPRNVLSLLG